From the Euphorbia lathyris chromosome 6, ddEupLath1.1, whole genome shotgun sequence genome, one window contains:
- the LOC136233480 gene encoding uncharacterized protein isoform X1, with protein sequence MNFCFLVVWMLCLDILKSRSDSYDIEEDEKRIIPAIFNGTLYIPSLDGYISAVKVVGGTLVWKQNLQELTGINTSYYNGIIVSKSTPTIACAYDLIIVGIYGPAVVIALDMSTGKLVWSTHLHSHPAAVLSMPGMFHNGAFYIGTSSVEEITKSEECCSFRGSVSKLDAQTGKVLWTRYMLPDNNGHPGEYAGAAIWNTMWGSNSIDCIRNHLYIATSSLYSAPLRVRQCQIMHKNQTMPSNSDKCVEPDDHSNSIIALDLDTGEIMWYQHLGGCYSSPEAPRMFLTFDNYSNRDAVVAILHDGVVLAIDRTTGRIMWWRVSSLSSGISGIMKGP encoded by the exons ATGAATTTCTGTTTCCTTGTTGTTTGGATGTTATGTTTAGATATCCTGAAAAGCAGATCAGATTCTTAT GATATTGAAGAAGATGAGAAGAGGATAATACCAGCAATTTTTAATGGCACCCTTTATATTCCAAGTTTGGATGGTTACATATCGGCAGTCAAAGTAGTGGGTGGAACTCTTGTTTGGAAACAAAATTTACAAGAATTAACTGGGATTAATACAAGTTATTATAATGGGATAATAGTATCAAAATCTACACCAACAATAGCATGTGCATATGATCTTATTATTGTTGGAATATATGGTCCTGCTGTTGTAATTGCTTTGGATATGTCTACTGGGAAACTTGTTTGGTCAACCCACCTCCATTCTCACCCTGCCGCGGTTCTTTCCATGCCTGGCATGTTCCACAACGG GGCTTTTTATATAGGAACTTCATCagtagaagaaattacaaagagTGAGGAGTGCTGCAGTTTCCGGGGAAGTGTATCAAAATTAGATGCACAAACAGGAAAAGTATTGTGGACGAGATATATGCTACCTGACAACAATGGGCATCCCGGAGAATATGCAGGAGCAGCCATATGGAACACCATGTGGGGAAGCAATTCAATTGACTGCATCAGAAACCACCTCTATATTGCAACATCAAGCCTTTATTCTGCTCCTCTTCGAGTTCGTCAATGTCAAATAATGCACAAGAATCAAACTATGCCAAGCAATAGTGATAAATGTGTTGAGCCAGATGATCACTCCAACTCAATCATAGCCCTTGATCTTGACACTGGTGAAATCATGTGGTATCAGCATTTAGGTGGCTGCTATTCTTCTCCAGAAGCGCCGAGGATGTTTCTTACGTTTGATAATTACAGCAACAGAGATGCAGTTGTTGCTATTCTCCATGATGGGGTTGTCTTGGCAATTGATCGCACCACTGGAAGAATCATGTGGTGGAGAGTAAGTTCATTAAGTAGTGGAATTTCAGGAATAATGAAGGGCCCTTAG
- the LOC136233480 gene encoding uncharacterized protein isoform X2: protein MYEFLFPCCLDVMFRYPEKQIRFLYEKRIIPAIFNGTLYIPSLDGYISAVKVVGGTLVWKQNLQELTGINTSYYNGIIVSKSTPTIACAYDLIIVGIYGPAVVIALDMSTGKLVWSTHLHSHPAAVLSMPGMFHNGAFYIGTSSVEEITKSEECCSFRGSVSKLDAQTGKVLWTRYMLPDNNGHPGEYAGAAIWNTMWGSNSIDCIRNHLYIATSSLYSAPLRVRQCQIMHKNQTMPSNSDKCVEPDDHSNSIIALDLDTGEIMWYQHLGGCYSSPEAPRMFLTFDNYSNRDAVVAILHDGVVLAIDRTTGRIMWWRVSSLSSGISGIMKGP, encoded by the exons ATGTATGAATTTCTGTTTCCTTGTTGTTTGGATGTTATGTTTAGATATCCTGAAAAGCAGATCAGATTCTTAT ATGAGAAGAGGATAATACCAGCAATTTTTAATGGCACCCTTTATATTCCAAGTTTGGATGGTTACATATCGGCAGTCAAAGTAGTGGGTGGAACTCTTGTTTGGAAACAAAATTTACAAGAATTAACTGGGATTAATACAAGTTATTATAATGGGATAATAGTATCAAAATCTACACCAACAATAGCATGTGCATATGATCTTATTATTGTTGGAATATATGGTCCTGCTGTTGTAATTGCTTTGGATATGTCTACTGGGAAACTTGTTTGGTCAACCCACCTCCATTCTCACCCTGCCGCGGTTCTTTCCATGCCTGGCATGTTCCACAACGG GGCTTTTTATATAGGAACTTCATCagtagaagaaattacaaagagTGAGGAGTGCTGCAGTTTCCGGGGAAGTGTATCAAAATTAGATGCACAAACAGGAAAAGTATTGTGGACGAGATATATGCTACCTGACAACAATGGGCATCCCGGAGAATATGCAGGAGCAGCCATATGGAACACCATGTGGGGAAGCAATTCAATTGACTGCATCAGAAACCACCTCTATATTGCAACATCAAGCCTTTATTCTGCTCCTCTTCGAGTTCGTCAATGTCAAATAATGCACAAGAATCAAACTATGCCAAGCAATAGTGATAAATGTGTTGAGCCAGATGATCACTCCAACTCAATCATAGCCCTTGATCTTGACACTGGTGAAATCATGTGGTATCAGCATTTAGGTGGCTGCTATTCTTCTCCAGAAGCGCCGAGGATGTTTCTTACGTTTGATAATTACAGCAACAGAGATGCAGTTGTTGCTATTCTCCATGATGGGGTTGTCTTGGCAATTGATCGCACCACTGGAAGAATCATGTGGTGGAGAGTAAGTTCATTAAGTAGTGGAATTTCAGGAATAATGAAGGGCCCTTAG